Proteins encoded by one window of Pseudomonas sp. LS44:
- a CDS encoding AraC family transcriptional regulator — protein sequence MHALGYTSVPALLKYLRLAEQQGLDQEAALAAAGLSRADLADNGKRLPSEAHEKLLGHLLAASGDPLFGLHAAHFVQPGSWSVLGYITMNCATLGEAMSRIVPYEKLVGDMGVSRIEAQADHVRLIWTCRHQPGEIRRHMVENVLSSWLLYARWIADMHGSPQEVWFEHAQPTGAEVAEYQAVFGCPVKFSQESNALLVPLEYLNLPLRQADANLLRTLEEHALTLMAGLDSNEPLPQRVKNALRLLLKEGLPRKERLAERFNMTVRTLQRHLQLAGTSYQEILDELRQELAEHYLIRSELAVQDIAQYLGFTESRSFHRSFKSWTGMTPGEFRESRKASV from the coding sequence ATGCACGCATTGGGCTATACCTCGGTTCCCGCACTGCTGAAATACCTGCGCCTCGCCGAACAACAAGGCCTGGATCAAGAGGCCGCGCTGGCGGCCGCCGGCTTGAGCCGCGCCGACCTCGCCGACAACGGCAAGCGCCTGCCCAGCGAAGCCCACGAAAAGCTGCTCGGCCATCTGCTCGCCGCCTCCGGCGACCCGCTGTTCGGCCTGCACGCCGCACATTTCGTGCAGCCCGGTTCCTGGAGCGTGCTCGGCTACATCACCATGAATTGCGCCACGCTCGGCGAGGCCATGAGCCGCATCGTGCCGTACGAAAAACTGGTCGGCGATATGGGCGTCAGCCGGATCGAAGCGCAAGCAGACCATGTGCGGCTGATCTGGACCTGTCGCCATCAGCCTGGGGAGATTCGCCGGCATATGGTGGAGAACGTACTGTCCTCCTGGCTGCTCTACGCACGCTGGATCGCCGACATGCACGGCTCGCCGCAAGAGGTGTGGTTCGAGCACGCGCAGCCAACCGGGGCCGAGGTGGCAGAGTACCAAGCGGTGTTCGGCTGCCCGGTGAAATTTTCCCAGGAGTCGAATGCCCTGCTGGTACCGCTGGAATATCTCAACCTGCCGCTGCGCCAGGCCGACGCCAACCTGCTGCGCACCCTCGAAGAGCACGCGCTGACGCTGATGGCTGGACTGGACAGCAATGAGCCGCTGCCACAACGGGTGAAGAACGCCCTGCGCCTGCTGCTCAAGGAAGGTTTACCGCGCAAGGAACGGCTCGCCGAACGCTTCAACATGACCGTGCGCACCCTGCAACGGCATCTGCAACTGGCCGGCACCAGCTATCAGGAAATCCTCGATGAACTGCGTCAGGAACTTGCCGAGCACTACCTGATCCGCAGCGAACTGGCGGTCCAGGACATCGCCCAGTACTTGGGCTTCACCGAATCACGCTCGTTCCACCGCAGCTTCAAAAGCTGGACCGGCATGACCCCGGGAGAGTTCCGCGAGAGCCGCAAAGCATCTGTGTAG